CGGCCAGAGCGTGGCCTTTTCGGATACGGGCGCGCAGTCCGGAGTTGCGACCACGATGCGGAGCCGCAATCCCGTGCGGACGGCTGGTCGCTACAGCACCGATCATTATACGCTGACCGTCACCCAATCGGACGGCCGCCAGCTGCGCCGCTTCTTCTGCTTCGCATCGGATGGCAGCACGGGCGCGATCCAGACCTCGATGATCTTCGTCGGGGACAATGGCTACACGCAGAAAAGATGAAGATCAGAGATATACTGGAATCCGTCTGATCCCGGCTGATTTCTTCGCTTCGGCTTGATTGACTTATGTCATTAAAAATTTCTGTTTTTGTCAGTAGCATCCGCCCCCACGCGTTCCGCCAAATCCTTGAACTAACCGAAGAGGCGCCGCCACCGTCACAGCCTGCAACGACGCCCCATCTCTCCGACATTCACTGACGCTCGTCAGCAAGCCAGTTTCGGATATTCGTTCGCTTACTTCCACGACATCCGAACGCGTGATGGCAGGATTTTCATCTTACTCCCGCCTCGTGCCGGTGCTTCGAAACGCGACCGGCCTCGACGCCGGTGATGAGACTCGGCGCACACCCGAAATCGATTGTGACCCGAGTATGCGCCGCGCCCGCGACGGCGCTAGCGACCTGCCGCATCCCGCATGAAGCGATTGGAAATGGGCACGCGAACAAACTCGCCGTCCGAGCTTATCCGACATCCGTCTCCGCAAACATCAGCCAGCGCTGCCGACCGGCGTGTTGAGCAATTGCTGCTCCCACATATAGGCAATGCCGCTGCCACCGCAGTGGTCGATCAGAATCTCCGGCAGCAGAGCCGCGGTGTCGAGGCGTGCCCAGTCCCGCTGCCATTCGGAGCCGACCGCAACCCAGCTCATCATGTTCACGCCGGCCGCGATCATGCGCTGGATCGCCACCTGGTGAGCCTCGATCGAAGTGCCGCCCGAGGCATCGGTGACCACAGTCACATCCCAGCCCTCGCCGGCCGCCTGGATCGCCGGCATTGCGACGCACACTTCGGTCCACAATCCGGCGATGATCAGCTGTTTGCGCCCGGTCGCCTTGACGGCATCCACGGTCGGCTTGTCTTGCCAGGTGTTGATGAAGGTGCGGTCGATCACCTCCTGATCGGGAAACACGTCGGTCAGTTGCTTGAAGAGCAGGCCGCCGCGCGCGGCGATGACGCTGGTCAGGATGGTCGGCACCTTGAAGGCCTTGGCCAGCTTGGCGAGCGCAGTCGTATTGTTGACCACCGCCTGCGGGTCGTGGCTGTTCAGGTTCGCGAGTTGGTAGGGCTGATGATCGATCAGGAGGAGCACCGAATCTTCGGGACGAAGGAGGGAGTCCAGGCCGTTGCGAAAGGTCATGATTTTTCCTCTACTACCGTTGTTTTGGAGGATGGGTGCGGACGACACGCACGGGGAAACGGCGATGTCCGGTAGACTTTGCCTTTGCGACTTGTGATACGGTAGCACCTGATCGCGCCACACTGTGTCGCAGTTTCTGGAACGTTGCGATGGACATCGAAGAGTTGCGGACCTTCGTTGAGGTCGCGGATGCCGGAGGCGTGACGTCTGCGGCGCGCAGGCTCGGTGTGTCCAAGTCGATCGTCAGCCGCAGGCTCGCCCGGATCGAAGAGGACCTTGGCATTCAATTGCTGGCGCGAACCACGCGAGGCGCCGCCCTGACGGAAGCCGGCGTTATTTTTCGCGACCATGCGGCCCGGGTCTGTACCGAGATCGACATCGCCCGGGAGACAATTCTACCTGCCGGGGAGCTTCGTGGGCGATTGCGGATC
This DNA window, taken from Sphingomonas sp. AP4-R1, encodes the following:
- a CDS encoding hydrolase — its product is MTFRNGLDSLLRPEDSVLLLIDHQPYQLANLNSHDPQAVVNNTTALAKLAKAFKVPTILTSVIAARGGLLFKQLTDVFPDQEVIDRTFINTWQDKPTVDAVKATGRKQLIIAGLWTEVCVAMPAIQAAGEGWDVTVVTDASGGTSIEAHQVAIQRMIAAGVNMMSWVAVGSEWQRDWARLDTAALLPEILIDHCGGSGIAYMWEQQLLNTPVGSAG